In Streptomyces sp. NBC_00483, a single window of DNA contains:
- a CDS encoding inositol monophosphatase family protein, with product MLEIALEAAARAGVFLRDGRPEDLGVAATKTSAVDVVTEMDIASEKLITDYLAERRPDDGVLGEEGSSVEGTSGIQWVIDPIDGTVNYLYGRPDWSVSIAARKDGETLVGVVAAPMRAETYRAVLGEGAFVNDRPARVRVAPPLEQALVGTGFGYLESRRARQAEVLGHLVPRVRDIRRGGSAAIDLCDVALGRMDAYYERGLNPWDFAAGDLIAREAGALTGGRPGEPLSPELTVAAPPGVFEPLQNWLEELGAWHD from the coding sequence CTGCTCGAGATCGCCCTGGAGGCGGCGGCACGGGCCGGTGTGTTCCTGCGCGACGGCAGGCCCGAGGACCTCGGCGTCGCCGCCACCAAGACGAGCGCCGTCGACGTCGTCACCGAGATGGACATCGCCTCCGAGAAGCTGATCACGGACTACCTGGCCGAGCGCCGCCCCGACGACGGGGTGCTCGGCGAGGAGGGCTCCTCCGTGGAGGGCACCAGCGGCATCCAGTGGGTGATCGACCCCATCGACGGAACCGTCAACTACCTTTACGGGCGCCCCGATTGGTCCGTCTCCATCGCGGCCCGCAAGGACGGCGAGACGCTCGTCGGCGTCGTCGCCGCCCCGATGCGCGCCGAGACCTACCGCGCCGTCCTCGGCGAGGGCGCCTTCGTGAACGACCGACCCGCGCGCGTGCGCGTGGCGCCGCCCCTCGAGCAGGCCCTGGTCGGCACCGGCTTCGGCTACCTGGAGTCGCGCCGCGCCCGCCAGGCGGAGGTGCTGGGGCATTTGGTGCCGCGCGTGCGCGACATCCGGCGCGGTGGCTCGGCCGCCATCGACCTGTGCGACGTGGCGCTCGGCCGCATGGACGCGTACTACGAACGCGGCCTGAACCCCTGGGACTTCGCGGCAGGCGACCTCATCGCGCGCGAGGCGGGCGCCCTCACCGGCGGCCGCCCCGGGGAGCCGCTCTCGCCGGAGCTGACCGTCGCGGCGCCCCCCGGCGTCTTCGAGCCGCTTCAGAACTGGCTGGAAGAACTCGGCGCCTGGCACGACTGA
- a CDS encoding response regulator transcription factor, which produces MRVLVVEDEQLLADAVATGLRREAMAVDVVYDGAAALERIGVNDYDVVVLDRDLPLVHGDDVARKLVELGMPTRILMLTASGDVSDRVEGLEIGADDYLPKPFAFSELTARVRALGRRTSMPLPPVLERAGIKLDPNRREVFRDGKEIQLAPKEFAVLEVLLRSEGAVVSAEQLLEKAWDENTDPFTNVVRVTVMTLRRKLGEPAVIVTVPGSGYRI; this is translated from the coding sequence GTGCGCGTACTCGTCGTCGAGGACGAGCAACTGCTCGCCGATGCGGTGGCCACCGGACTCCGCCGGGAGGCCATGGCCGTCGACGTCGTGTACGACGGTGCGGCCGCCCTGGAGCGCATCGGCGTCAACGACTATGACGTGGTCGTTCTCGACCGCGATCTCCCGCTCGTGCACGGCGACGACGTCGCCCGCAAGCTCGTCGAGCTGGGCATGCCCACCCGCATCCTCATGCTGACCGCCTCCGGCGACGTCAGCGACCGCGTGGAGGGCCTGGAGATCGGGGCGGACGACTACCTCCCCAAGCCCTTCGCGTTCAGCGAGCTGACGGCCCGTGTACGGGCCCTCGGGCGGCGTACGAGCATGCCGCTGCCGCCCGTGCTCGAGCGCGCGGGGATCAAGCTCGACCCGAACCGCCGCGAGGTGTTCAGGGACGGCAAGGAGATCCAGCTCGCTCCCAAGGAGTTCGCCGTCCTCGAGGTGCTGCTGCGCAGCGAGGGTGCCGTCGTCTCGGCCGAGCAGCTCCTGGAGAAGGCCTGGGACGAGAACACGGACCCGTTCACGAACGTCGTGCGGGTCACCGTGATGACCCTGCGCCGCAAGCTGGGCGAGCCCGCCGTCATCGTCACCGTGCCCGGCTCGGGCTACCGGATCTGA